Proteins from a genomic interval of Schistocerca piceifrons isolate TAMUIC-IGC-003096 chromosome 3, iqSchPice1.1, whole genome shotgun sequence:
- the LOC124789918 gene encoding cuticle protein 16.5-like isoform X2, with translation MKCLIVLSAVVAVALAKPGFLGAGVAAPAYAAGLAAAVQPAPVYVGGIHPGLAAYGPANIVVGPGGYNLDTPDVAAARGAHLAAVAQTRARDAAINGAALAAASAAAYGAYAAPAVVAAPAVAAIAPAAYGGPGAAFLAAKAAYHG, from the exons ATGAAGTGCCTG ATCGTCCTGAGTGCTGTCGTGGCCGTGGCCCTGGCCAAGCCCGGCTTCCTGGGGGCGGGCGTCGCCGCCCCCGCCTACGCCGCAGGCCTCGCTGCCGCCGTCCAGCCCGCTCCCGTCTATGTGGGCGGCATCCACCCCGGCCTCGCCGCCTACGGCCCGGCCAACATCGTAGTCGGTCCCGGCGGCTACAACCTGGACACCCCTGACGTGGCCGCCGCCAGGGGCGCCCACCTGGCCGCCGTCGCCCAGACGAGGGCCCGCGACGCCGCCATCAACGGCGCCGCcctcgccgccgcctccgccgccgcctacGGCGCCTACGCCGCCCCTGCCGTGGTGGCCGCCCCTGCCGTCGCCGCCATCGCCCCCGCTGCCTATGGTGGACCTGGGGCTGCGTTCCTGGCTGCCAAGGCTGCTTACCATGGTTAA
- the LOC124789918 gene encoding cuticle protein 16.5-like isoform X3 — MKCLIVLSAVVAVALAKPGFLGAGVAAPAYAAGLAAAVQPAPVYVGGIHPGLAAYGPANIVVGPGGYNLDTPDVAAARGAHLAAVAQTRARDAAINGAALAAASAAAYGAYAAPAVVAAPAVAAIAPAAYGGPGAAFLAAKAAYHG, encoded by the coding sequence ATCGTCCTGAGTGCTGTCGTGGCCGTGGCCCTGGCCAAGCCCGGCTTCCTGGGGGCGGGCGTCGCCGCCCCCGCCTACGCCGCAGGCCTCGCTGCCGCCGTCCAGCCCGCTCCCGTCTATGTGGGCGGCATCCACCCCGGCCTCGCCGCCTACGGCCCGGCCAACATCGTAGTCGGTCCCGGCGGCTACAACCTGGACACCCCTGACGTGGCCGCCGCCAGGGGCGCCCACCTGGCCGCCGTCGCCCAGACGAGGGCCCGCGACGCCGCCATCAACGGCGCCGCcctcgccgccgcctccgccgccgcctacGGCGCCTACGCCGCCCCTGCCGTGGTGGCCGCCCCTGCCGTCGCCGCCATCGCCCCCGCTGCCTATGGTGGACCTGGGGCTGCGTTCCTGGCTGCCAAGGCTGCTTACCATGGTTAA